GAGTTGAGAGAAATCATGCTAAAAAATGATGTAAAGAAAAAGGGTCATCATCATGTGGTTGAAGATGGAAAAGGTCTTCACCTAATCCACTCATTGCTTATTTCAGCCACATCAATTGATGAAAATAGCATGGATTTAGCTATTCAAAATCTACATgaattgtacaaaaatatatcctTACTTGGTGATTCTGTTCAAAGGGTAGCTGCCTATTTTGCTGATGGATTAATAGCGAGGCTATTAACGCGAAAATCACCATTTTATGACATGATAATGAAGCCTCCAACACAAGAAGAAGAATTCTTGGCTTTTACTGAATTCTACAAGGTCTCTCCTTTTTACCAATTTGCTCATTTCACAGCTAACCAAGCCATTCTTGAAGTCTTTGAGAAAGAATTAGAATATAACAATGGATTATTGCATGTTATTGACTTTTTTGACATATCCTATGGATTCCAATGGCCTTCACTTATTCAATCTCTCTCTGAAAATGCAACCACGTCTAATAGAATCTCTCTCAAGATCACCGGCTATGGAAAAACAATCGATGAATTGAGAGAAACCAAGACAAGGCTTGTGAGTTTTGCAAAGGGTTTTCGAAATTTATCATTTGAGTTTCAAGGGGTTTTAAGTGGTTTTAAACTTAGTAGcctaaaaaaaaggaagaatgaAACATTAGCTATAAATTTGATCTTTCATTTGAACTCATTAAGCACTTATTCCAAGATTTCAGAGACATTGAAAGAAGTACATGATCTTTGCCCTTCTATAGTTACCATAGTGGAACAAGAAGGATGCAAAATCCCTCAAACTTTCATGCCAAGATTCATGGAGTCATTACATTATTTTGCAGCCATGTTTGACTCATTGGATGATTGTTTACCTATTGATAGTATAGAAAGATTGAGTATTGAAAAAAACCATTTTGGGAAAGAGATCAAGAATGTGTTGAATTATGATCATCATAAAGGTggcaacaataatagtaatatttacTCATCATCTAGATATGAACAAATGGAGACATGGAAAGGGAGAATGAAAAGTCATGGATTTTTAGGAATTCCATTGAGTTGTAAGAACATAATGCAAGCAAAGTTGCTTCTGAAAATTAGAAGTTATTCTAATTCTACTATACAACTTGATGGAGGAAATGTAGGGTTTAGAGTTTTTGAAATTGAGGATCCAAGAGCCATTTCTCTAGCATGGCAAGATAGGTCTATTGTAACTGCATCTGCATGGCACTGTGTATTGTAAAAACTATCCTAACATATTATTCAATTTGTTTGCAAGTTCCAAAGAGCTTTTCTTTTTGGCCCTCCCCTACTTTAATTAACTTTGAGCttcatcaaatcaaataatttaaaataattattttgcaaaaattaaaaatatttcgaTAACTACTTTCAAGGCAATTTGACCATtttcaataataaatatatttctatatCCCATAATATATAGATTTATACAATTTTACTTTGAATAAATATTTGGAAATTTGTTTGCCAAAAAATAATGTTTAAATTAAGTATGCATTTTATTTCTCCCAAAAAACGAATAGTTTGCAAATTAATTGGTATAATCAATccttaattttcaaaaaataattaatctatgttaaaataattattttaccttattaaaGTTTTAAGAAGctcaataaattaattaaatatacaatttattttgtttccattttaataaattcttatttattcaagtCAAAATTCAATTTGATAAAACGTTAAAGAACCTGGTCCTTTCAAACTTGTTTTCTTCAACACCAAAGGACCAGGTCTTTTCATCCCTTTGTTTCAAAATCAAGTGAAgcgaattaaaaaaaatcagccACATCATGCCCACAATTAATTTGTGACGCGGCCCAAACCCCATTTCTAATGCCCTATACTATCATTTTTATTTCCCTCGGACACGCACAAACCCTAGAAAACCCAAGACCCTAAATCCCAAAATCAACGCCTTCAGatttctcttccttttcttctaATTTGTATGATTGAATGTGCCTAGCACGGGTCCAAATGAACAACTTTTTTTAGTCATATAAAAGTAAACTGTGgagttatatataaaaaagaataatttagcttTTAAAGGACATAAAAGTCTATTAATATTTTTGGGATATTTTTGTCGTTCAATATGTGGCGCTTAATATTCatgcttttataaaaaaaaatatatacattggaTGATTGGAAATTACATTGTGACAAATAACAATTCATATAATTACTATTCTGTGAAGGTTGTCTAATTACTACAACTTGTAGCCTATTTggacaaaaaaaaatctcagAAGTGCTAATTATAAAAAGTGAGGTGTTTGGTCAagcttttgagagaaaataagtgtttgaagaGAATAGCAGAACTTGTATTTCTATAAGCTAAACAAAGTAGTaacatttttttgaaaaacactttTGAGAAAAATACGCTTTTAAAAAGTTTGATCAAACATTAATTGTTGATCAAACGGCTAGCTATTGGTTTCCAAATAGGCCCCAAACTAAAACATATTCTCCACTCCTATATAGATCTTTTTTATCTTTCATGGTTGAAGGCGAGGGAAAATAGTGGTAAGAGGGGGACAGGTTTTCTTAAGTTGATAGTAGGATCGTGGAACATAGGGTCGCTTACATGGAAGTCCATAAATCTAGTGAAGAGTCTTAAgaggagaaagattaatataacTTGTGTTCAGGAGATTAGATGGGTAGGTACCAAAGCTCGGTATGTGGAAGGATTTAAATTATGATAGTCAGGAGGCTCAAGAGATGGAAATAGAATAAGTATTCTAGTCAACGCGGATCTTAGGGAGTGTGTGGTGGAGGTAAAGAGGATTAGTAATAGGATGATGCTTATTAAGCTAGTTATAGACAGGCTTACTGTGAACGTTGTTAGTGCGTATGCACCCCATGTGGGTCTGGATGAGGAAGTCAAAAGgctcttttgggaggatttagaTGAGTTAGTGAGAGGTATACTGAGTACCGAAAAGATTTTCATTGGTGGAGATTTGAATGGTCATATCGGTACAACTTCTAATAATTTTGATGATGTCCATGGAGGCTTTGGTTTTGGGGAAAGAAATGGCGGCGGGGCATCTCTCCTGGAGTTTGTTAAAGATTTTGAATTGGTAATTACTAACTCATGTTTTCTGAAGAGGGGTAATCAATTGGTTACCTTTAGTAGCATGGTAGCTAGGACTCAGATTAACTACTTACTCCTCCGGAAGGATGATAGAGGCCTTTGTAAGGATTGAAAGGTTATTTCGAGTGAAAATATTATTACCCAACATAATcttttggtgatggacttgGAGATAAAATGGGATAGGAGAACGAAGACCCTTTATGACTGATCGAGGATTAGATAGGGGGGCTAACTGCCGCCTTTTCTTGGGAGATGAGGGAGAAGTTAATTGGTTTAGGGGCCTGGAGTAGTAGCTGGGATATGAACAAAATATGGGACATGACTGTTTAGAAAAGCAGTTACCGAGGTTCTAGGGGTATTGAGAGGAATCTTTGATGGTCATCAAGGAGATTGGTAATGTAATGGAGAAGTACAAGGCAAAGTGAAATCTAAGAAGGTTGCCTATATGGAGTGGTTGGAGTGCATTGATAAGGATGAGAAGAGTAGGCTTAAAGATATCTATAAGAAGGCAAAGACGGAAGTGAAGTCGACGGTCACCAGTGCTAAGATGACAGCTTTTGAATGCTTATATGTCGAGATAGGAGAAAAAAATGGAGATAAGAGATTGTATAGGCTCGCCAAAGCGAAATAGAGAAAATCCTGCAACTTGGATCTAGTAAAGTTCATTAAGGGCGAGAAGGTAACGTGTTAGTGGATGAGATCTTTATCAAGTAAAGGTGGCAAGCTTACTTCCACAGACTCTTAAATAAAAAAGGAGATGAAGACATTATACTGGGTAATTTGGCGCACTCTCATAGTCTTCGAGACTTTGGATACTACAGGTGCTTTAGAGTTGATGAGGTTAGACATTCTATTAGCAGGATGAGGAGAGAGAGAGTGACCGGGCTTGATGAGATTCCTGTGGACTTTTGAAAAAGCACTAACAAAGCAGGTTTGGAGTGGTTCACTAGGTTGTTTAATGTTAGTTTGAAGACAGCTAAGATGTCCGATGAATGAAGGTGGAGTACTATGGTTCCATtatacaagaacaagggtgatatccaaaactgtaataattacaGGGGTATCAAATTGTTAAGCTATACTATGAAGATATGGGAGAAaatggtggagatgagggtaagGAAAGAAGTTTCAATCTCAAAGAATCAGTTCGGATTTATGTGAGAGAAATCGACTACTGAAGCAATTCATCTTATACGGAGACTgatggagaaatttagagaaagaaaaaggatttagattgagcaggaccaaaacagaatacttggagtgaaATTTAGTGTTTCAATGGATGAAGAGGGTATGGAAGTAAGGCTTGCCATTCAACCTATCCCCAAGACAGAAAGCTTTTaatatcttggatccatcatccagaGTAGTTGGGACATCGATGATAATGTTGCGCATTGCATTGGGGCAGCATGGATGAAATAGAGACCTGACTCTAAAGTCCTGTATGATAAGAAGGTACCatctaaacttaaaggtaagttctacagaataATGGTTAGACCGAcgttgttatatggagtggGTACTGGCTAGTAAaaaactctcatgttcagaagatgcatattgcggagatgaggatgttgagatagatatgtggacacactaggagtaataagattaggaatgaggttattcgagaGAAGATGGGAGTGGCCTCTATGGAAGACAAGATCAGAGAAATGAGACTGaaatggtttgggcatgtgcagaTGAAGGGTGTCAATGCCCCAGTTAGAAGGTGCGAGCGGTTAGATTTGGGGGTTATgtagaggggtaggggtagaccgaaaaagtattagGTAGAGAtaattagacaagatatgacaATACTCCacatcaccgaggacatgactttagatAGAAAAGAGTAGAGGTCActgattagggtagaaggctagtacggATAGAATGATGTCTTACCTTGTGTTAGTTTAGGGTGGTCATAAATCTAGGTGTGTCATTATAGTTGTGatgttattgcctttgattatcacattactttgtTATCGTTATTGTTCTTATATTGTAAAATCtgcatcattttttatttttttcattatgctatatattatttttctctcttacttagggctgtgacttttgagccgagggtctttcggaaatagcctctctatctccatgaggtagtggtaaggtctggaTACATCTTATCCTCCCCAAACCCTACTTGTGAAATTCCACTAGATATGTTGttatcgttgttgttgttggtcttAGACTAAGAAAACTGAAGAGAGATGATAATATAGCTCACAACAAAGCCAATTtttagatttccaaaactcaacAATCCCTACAAATTGAAAGAATCTATCTGATTAACCAACCAAAGCTATCTTTTCAGAATGAGAGAATGCCACTACCAAAAACATAACATCCGCCAGGAAAATGTCAGCTAGCAAAGCTAGAGTGGCAATTGATTTCTCTAATAAGAGGCTTGAACCTCTAAGCTTTGTGCAAGAGAAGGAAGAACTATCAAGTATAGACAGGAGTATATAGTAGAATAAAGTAACCACCATATGACCTAGGAATTTCTTTTTTAactttttctccctttttggGGTAGGGATAAAGGGGAGAAGTCCACCAGAGGATGTGAACAGTTTGTTATTTGCAATATAATATAAGAATCCTTGTAAGATAGAAACCTAAATTGAAATATATTCAAGAAATTATGAATCTGCAATACAACACTTGTTTGTACACCAACCTCATAAGAAAATGATGATACTTAGAGGTAAATCTTAATAATTATCATAGTCTCTCAGACCAATGATTTTTATCCTATAAGAAGGTAAATCTCCTCCAAGATCAAATACCAACAAATGAGAAAAAGAATAATAACGAAGATAACAAAGAGAAAAATGGTTGATATGGTGAAATGTTAAAGTATTGAAAGTGGACTCCTTTTATCAATAAGAGGCAATTGAGAGGACGCTAGTGACAacatataaaaacaccatagATAGGAAGAAAATGATTTCTTGTTCCACTGCCTGATATAAACTTaatcaaattaatttgaattttctagatttaagttgtttaaatattgatattatcacatacatatcaaaTCTCATCTATATAACTAGAATTAACTAGCCAAGTATAATAGGTGCCATGAGAGGATTTTCATTAATTAATCTTGTTGATAGATGTAATATTTAATGAGAGACACAATATTCTAAGTGCATATAATGTACATGATAAGATCCACAATACACAAAGACTAGCCAAATCATAGAACAATTAAGTTAGAATCATGAGCCAAAAGAATCCAAAAGGGCATTATGCATGAAACAAACATCACAAGAGAATTAAACATATAGTCGCGTCTTATGATGTTACACTTGTCAATATTGACTTTAATAAACAACTAGACAAACCTCACAAAGTCGTAAACTGATTCACCCTCTTAAAATAGAAGGCCTAGAGTTAATAAGCATTTGGAAGAAAACAACAAAGGCCGATAAAATATCCTACATTTTATATTTCCTGCAAAGGATGAAGGAAAGCATTAAAACATATGCTTCAGtcagaaactaaaaaaaaaatcatcagaAGAACAACAATGCAAGATAAATATACTAATTAtctgaagaaaaaaatactatacAGAGCTATTGAACTTAAAAGATTCCAATCACTCCCATTAAAAGAACATCTAATCGTAAGGAGGTAACAACAAATTTAAACCATGGCAGGGCATCAAATGTTAATGGTAACCAATAAACATTAATAGacagagataaaaataatttttttaataaaagacgaaggtaaaataaaaaatgatttttgaacTTGCCATTGAACCTAATAATTGATTTCACAattaatatttatacaaatataatataatattttttttagtataaATATGAAGTCTAATCAAAAGATATTAGACTCAACATATGATGATACTTGTAAGAAAGGAACTTTTGCAACTGAGACCATAAAGATAGAGGGAAAAGGAGAAATGAATAATTATCTGAATGTTATATCAATTAATAAATCTTCCATAAAAATGATTACTATTCTATCCACTTCAAATCTTATGCTCCATTTCATTTGACAGTTGGTATTTTCGGGGACATACAtagaaaatttttaatttaacatcatttttcaataataatttaaaaaatgtttgAGAATAGTTATTGGTGTTCAAAACCAAATGAAAAATAAGTCAATTTATCCTGAGAAAGCAAATGTTGGACAATCACTTACAAAACTAATAGATTTATACCTGACAAAGATCCATCTAGGATCTGATGACTTAGTCCAGCATTATCACCTACATAATATGTAATATCTTTGCTTGGCACCTTCTCAACAACTAAATACTCATTATCCACTTTCATTGGATTGTGATGCTCACTATTACATGATTCATCATGTAAGGTAGtagaatgatatattatatctctaaattattctttttctaTTGGGTTGTTGTTAACTTGTGTATCAATTAAGACTACACCATTTGCATCATTTTGATCACGAAAATCTATATGGAATCTACCTAATCTCTAGCTGTTGAACATTTGAACCAGTAAAAATTTCATCCTTTGAAAGAGTAACATCCGCCAAGGAAGAACTAGCAGAGAGTGACTTCAGAATCTGTTCTGCAAGTATGGATTGCTGGACTCTTTGGCAAGACAACATATTCAtcaccaataaataa
This region of Solanum dulcamara chromosome 9, daSolDulc1.2, whole genome shotgun sequence genomic DNA includes:
- the LOC129903590 gene encoding uncharacterized protein LOC129903590, coding for MMLIKLVIDRLTVNVVSAYAPHVGLDEEVKRLFWEDLDELVRGILSTEKIFIGGDLNGHIGTTSNNFDDVHGGFGFGERNGGGASLLEFVKDFELVITNSCFLKRGNQLVTFSSMVARTQINYLLLRKDDRGLCKD
- the LOC129904121 gene encoding GRAS family protein RAM1-like — its product is MGDIVDHEEELLSLRLAIVNGSSCCNDQMNIITNKIKIKKRKRKELMMNFMINTWDLNESNCEGKILSLLELREIMLKNDVKKKGHHHVVEDGKGLHLIHSLLISATSIDENSMDLAIQNLHELYKNISLLGDSVQRVAAYFADGLIARLLTRKSPFYDMIMKPPTQEEEFLAFTEFYKVSPFYQFAHFTANQAILEVFEKELEYNNGLLHVIDFFDISYGFQWPSLIQSLSENATTSNRISLKITGYGKTIDELRETKTRLVSFAKGFRNLSFEFQGVLSGFKLSSLKKRKNETLAINLIFHLNSLSTYSKISETLKEVHDLCPSIVTIVEQEGCKIPQTFMPRFMESLHYFAAMFDSLDDCLPIDSIERLSIEKNHFGKEIKNVLNYDHHKGGNNNSNIYSSSRYEQMETWKGRMKSHGFLGIPLSCKNIMQAKLLLKIRSYSNSTIQLDGGNVGFRVFEIEDPRAISLAWQDRSIVTASAWHCVL